From the genome of Phaenicophaeus curvirostris isolate KB17595 chromosome 6, BPBGC_Pcur_1.0, whole genome shotgun sequence, one region includes:
- the RBM48 gene encoding RNA-binding protein 48, whose translation MAAGSGGGLGEACRHHVQLAVCESRATYREGRRPRAVKVYTINLESRYLLIQGVPALGVMKELVEQFALYGAIEEYHALDEYPAEQFTEVYLIKFQKLQCARVAKKKMDDRSFFGSLLHVCYAPEFETVQETREKLQDRRKYIAKAINQRDCFVLKKVERSKKTISKNSDCLWSTPVSCTTGNWDPSCLTSSYSVSQNTGYPPGNQNQSLWTFPQHDNNCAEISGYFGQSTSLPLRVQPGGCTPPASLTQQRTVPVDNGIDRFMPRTTHLQERKRKREEGNKFSLIGPSTGNTEVIIGPQLPEMPEVDMDDDSLNTSATLIRNKLKEVADSVSRTSVEKPESSSAKPVVKQRRRI comes from the exons ATGGCGGCCGGAAGCGGTGGCGGGCTGGGCGAGGCCTGCAGGCACCACGTGCAGCTGGCGGTCTGCGAGTCGCGCGCCACGTACCGGGAGGGGCGGCGGCCCCGAGCCGTGAAG gtATATACTATCAACTTGGAATCTCGTTATTTACTAATACAAGGAGTTCCTGCATTAGGCGTTATGAAGGAGCTAGTTGAACAATTTGCATTATATGGTGCCATTGAAGAGTATCATGCCCTAGATGAATACCCAGCAGAGCAATTTACTGAAGTTTATCTTATAAAATTCCAAAAACTGCAGTGTGCAAG GGTggccaagaaaaaaatggacGATCGAAGTTTCTTTGGTAGCTTGCTGCATGTGTGCTATGCTCCAGAATTTGAAACAGTCCAAGAAACTAGGGAGAAGCTGCAGGATAGAAGAAAGTATATAGCAAAAGCAATAAATCAAAGAG atTGCTTTGTGTTAAAGAAAGTAGAGCGGTCTAAGAAGACCATCTCAAAGAACTCTGACTGTCTGTGGAGTACTCCGGTGTCATGTACAACTGGTAACTGGGATCCATCCTGCCTTACAAGTTCTTACAGCGTATCCCAAAATACAGGATATCCACCTGGGAATCAGAACCAGAGCCTGTGGACGTTTCCCCAGCATGACAACAATTGTGCTGAAATTTCTGGGTACTTTGGTCAAAGCACATCCCTACCTCTACGTGTACAGCCTGGAGGATGTACCCCACCAGCTTCCTTAACGCAGCAAAGAACAGTTCCAGTTGATAATGGAATTGATAGGTTTATGCCTCGTACAACTCATCTGCAAGAACgtaagaggaagagagaagaaggTAACAAGTTTTCCCTCATTGGACCAAGTACAGGCAATACTGAAGTTATTATTGGTCCACAGCTACCGGAAATGCCTGAAGTGGATATGGATGATGATTCCTTGAATACTTCAGCTACATTAATTCGAAATAAACTGAAGGAG GTAGCAGATTCTGTTTCAAGAACATCTGTGGAAAAGCCAGAGAGCAGCTCAGCCAAACCAGTTGTAAAGCAGAGAAGAAGAATATAG
- the CLXN gene encoding calaxin isoform X1 has protein sequence MSQRRLQQLADALGRSAKHFNRSEVECLIKLFDMLVAKSSGRSTAVGFDQNMFRDALHCTFGMTDDILMDRVFCIFDRDHDNCINVMEWVEGLSIFLRGTLEERIKYCFEVYDLNQDGYISREEMFQLLKNSFLKHPSEEDPNEAAKDLIDIVMKLMDYDHDGRLSFTDFEKAVRVENLLLEAFGPCLPDIKSSMAFEEKTFQETRKL, from the exons ATGAGCCAGAGgcggctgcagcagctggcGGACGCGCTGGGCCGATCCGCCAAGCACT TTAACAGAAGTGAAGTGGAGTGCCTGATCAAGCTCTTTGACATGCTGGTGGCCAAGTCCAGCGGCCGCTCTACTGCAGTTGGCTTTGACCAAAACATGTTCCGAGACGCCCTGCACTGCACCTTTGGCATGACAGATGACATCCTCATGGACCGAG TGTTCTGCATTTTTGACAGAGACCACGATAACTGCATCAATGTGATGGAATGGGTGGAAGGTTTGTCAATATTTCTTCGGGGGACGCtggaagaaagaattaaat ACTGTTTTGAGGTTTACGACCTGAATCAGGATGGATACATTTCAAGAGAGGAAATGTTTCAGTTGCTGAAAAACAGCTTTCTCAAACACCCATCAGAAGAAGATCCAAATGAGGCAGCCAAAGACTTGATAGACATAGTAATGAAGCTAATG GACTATGACCATGATGGCAGGCTTTCTTTTACAGACTTTGAAAAAGCAGTCAGAGTTGAAAATCTTCTCTTGGAAGCCTTTGGACCATGTTTGCCAGACATAAAG agcAGTATGGCATTTGAGGAGAAAACATTCCAGGAAACTCGTAAACTGTAA
- the CLXN gene encoding calaxin isoform X2 translates to MSQRRLQQLADALGRSAKHFNRSEVECLIKLFDMLVAKSSGRSTAVGFDQNMFRDALHCTFGMTDDILMDRVFCIFDRDHDNCINVMEWVEGLSIFLRGTLEERIKYCFEVYDLNQDGYISREEMFQLLKNSFLKHPSEEDPNEAAKDLIDIVMKLMTLKKQSELKIFSWKPLDHVCQT, encoded by the exons ATGAGCCAGAGgcggctgcagcagctggcGGACGCGCTGGGCCGATCCGCCAAGCACT TTAACAGAAGTGAAGTGGAGTGCCTGATCAAGCTCTTTGACATGCTGGTGGCCAAGTCCAGCGGCCGCTCTACTGCAGTTGGCTTTGACCAAAACATGTTCCGAGACGCCCTGCACTGCACCTTTGGCATGACAGATGACATCCTCATGGACCGAG TGTTCTGCATTTTTGACAGAGACCACGATAACTGCATCAATGTGATGGAATGGGTGGAAGGTTTGTCAATATTTCTTCGGGGGACGCtggaagaaagaattaaat ACTGTTTTGAGGTTTACGACCTGAATCAGGATGGATACATTTCAAGAGAGGAAATGTTTCAGTTGCTGAAAAACAGCTTTCTCAAACACCCATCAGAAGAAGATCCAAATGAGGCAGCCAAAGACTTGATAGACATAGTAATGAAGCTAATG ACTTTGAAAAAGCAGTCAGAGTTGAAAATCTTCTCTTGGAAGCCTTTGGACCATGTTTGCCAGACATAA
- the CLXN gene encoding calaxin isoform X3 codes for MLVAKSSGRSTAVGFDQNMFRDALHCTFGMTDDILMDRVFCIFDRDHDNCINVMEWVEGLSIFLRGTLEERIKYCFEVYDLNQDGYISREEMFQLLKNSFLKHPSEEDPNEAAKDLIDIVMKLMDYDHDGRLSFTDFEKAVRVENLLLEAFGPCLPDIKSSMAFEEKTFQETRKL; via the exons ATGCTGGTGGCCAAGTCCAGCGGCCGCTCTACTGCAGTTGGCTTTGACCAAAACATGTTCCGAGACGCCCTGCACTGCACCTTTGGCATGACAGATGACATCCTCATGGACCGAG TGTTCTGCATTTTTGACAGAGACCACGATAACTGCATCAATGTGATGGAATGGGTGGAAGGTTTGTCAATATTTCTTCGGGGGACGCtggaagaaagaattaaat ACTGTTTTGAGGTTTACGACCTGAATCAGGATGGATACATTTCAAGAGAGGAAATGTTTCAGTTGCTGAAAAACAGCTTTCTCAAACACCCATCAGAAGAAGATCCAAATGAGGCAGCCAAAGACTTGATAGACATAGTAATGAAGCTAATG GACTATGACCATGATGGCAGGCTTTCTTTTACAGACTTTGAAAAAGCAGTCAGAGTTGAAAATCTTCTCTTGGAAGCCTTTGGACCATGTTTGCCAGACATAAAG agcAGTATGGCATTTGAGGAGAAAACATTCCAGGAAACTCGTAAACTGTAA